The Clarias gariepinus isolate MV-2021 ecotype Netherlands chromosome 7, CGAR_prim_01v2, whole genome shotgun sequence genome includes a window with the following:
- the fgd4a gene encoding FYVE, RhoGEF and PH domain-containing protein 4a isoform X5 gives MEEEGGGGGVGGVGGGGGGGGKGRVSDLISRFEENRHPERRDGSPQKHTAKAGKGSPVNRGCQKATDTKEQTQDGSDSHDHTPSTNGVLGQMDRNGDDSGAARPDGEPLLNGEMVEQSSDGDADASQSFTEKEDERRRTETQTSMDETSLDDKEMEHKETNEQKLYKIANELLQTEKAYVARLNLLQVFNEKLMEEAGKGTFPVEVVKNIFSNISSINAFHNQFLLPDLEKRMGEWEMTPRIGDILQKLTPFLKMYAEYVKNFDKAMELLKQWTDRSPQFKSIIQDIQKQEVCGSLTLQHHMLEPVQRVPRYEMLLKDYLKKLPQDHVDRREAEKSLEIIAMAATHSNTAIRKSENLKKLLEIYEMLGEEEDIVNASNEFIKEGHILKLAARNTSAMDRYLFLFNNMLLYCVPKFSLVGQKFTVRTRIGLDGMKVQETYNEDYPHTFQVSGKERTLELQASSEQDKESWIKAFQETIGIFHQKNETFKMAAKEVDEEVSITDLGKRAPRWIRDNEVTMCMKCREPFNALTRRRHHCRACGYVVCWKCSDNKAPLEYDGNKMNKVCRDCYSILKGHTDSEEKEGKKKGILEIEAAQFSGSSIMCGFLQYCEKNKPWQKVWCVIPEKEALVLYLYGAPQDVKAQCTIPLLGYSVDDATRPTDPPASFRLSQSKSVHSFAAESEEVKQRWLRVIRVCVTGEVPASPPPTETHAAECSREPSTESL, from the exons atggaggaggagggaggaggaggaggagtgggaggtgtgggaggaggaggaggaggaggaggaaaaggcCGAGTGTCTGACCTCATCAGTCGCTTTGAGGAAAACAG ACACCCAGAAAGGAGGGACGGCTCTCCTCAGAAACACACCGCCAAAGCTGGGAAGGGCAGTCCGGTGAACAGGGGTTGCCAGAAAGCGACGGACACTAAAGAGCAGACTCAGGACGGCAGCGACAGCCATGACCACACGCCGTCTACCAATGGAGTGTTAGGTCAGATGGACAGAAACGGTGATGACAGCGGAGCTGCGAGACCAGACGGCGAACCGCTGCTGAATGGAGAAATGGTGGAGCAAAGTTCGGACGGGGACGCAGACGCGTCGCAGAGTTTCACTGAGAAAGAGGATGAGAGAAGGAGAACAGAGACCCAGACCAGCATGGATGAGACCAGCTTGGATGACAAGGAAATGGAGCACAAG GAGACGAACGAACAGAAACTGTACAAGATCGCCAATGAGCTCCTGCAGACAGAGAAGGCCTACGTGGCAAGActtaatttattacag GTGTTCAATGAGAAGCTGATGGAGGAGGCAGGAAAAGGCACGTTCCCTGTGGAAGTGGTAAAGAACATCTTCTCCAATATCTCCTCCATCAATGCCTTCCACAACCAGTTTCTTCTGCCAGATCTGGAGAAACGCATGGGAGAATG GGAGATGACGCCTCGGATCGGGGACATCCTGCAGAAACTAACACCCTTTCTGAAGATGTATGCAGAGTACGTGAAGAACTTTGATAAAGCCATGGAGCTCCTGAAGCAGTGGACCGATCGCTCGCCTCAGTTTAAGTCCATTATTCAGGACATCCAG AAGCAGGAAGTGTGTGGGAGTCTGACGCTGCAGCATCACATGCTGGAACCAGTACAGAGAGTACCGAGATACGAGATGCTCCTTAAAGACTACCTGAAAAAGCTTCCTCAGGACCACGTGGACCGGCGGGAGGCTGAGA AGTCATTGGAGATCATCGCCATGGCAGCCACGCACTCGAACACTGCAATTCGCAAATCT GAGAATCTGAAGAAACTGCTGGAGATTTATGAGATGCTGGGGGAGGAAGAGGACATTGTGAATGCCTCCAATGAGTTCATTAAGGAGGGACATATTCTCAAACTGGCAGCCAGGAACACTTCAGCTATGGACCGATACCTCTTTCTG TTCAACAACATGCTGCTCTACTGCGTTCCCAAGTTCAGCCTAGTGGGCCAGAAGTTTACGGTGCGCACACGAATCGGCCTCGATGGGATGAAGGTGCAGGAGACGTATAACGAGGATTACCCTCATACATTCCAGGTGTCTGGGAAGGAACGTACCCTGGAGCTGCAGGCCAG CTCTGAACAAGATAAAGAGAGCTGGATAAAG GCATTCCAAGAAACAATCGGGATCTTTCACCAAAAGAATGAGACGTTTAAAATGGCTGCTAAAGAAGTGGATGAGGAAGTGTCG ATAACGGACCTGGGAAAGCGGGCGCCACGCTGGATTCGAGACAACGAGGTGACCATGTGTATGAAGTGTAGGGAACCTTTTAACGCTCTCACCCGTAGGAGGCATCACTGTCGAGCTTGTGGTTAT gtgGTATGCTGGAAATGCTCAGACAATAAGGCTCCTCTGGAGTATGATGGCAATAAGATGAATAAAGTGTGTCGAGACTGTTACTCCATTTTAAAAGGCCACACAGACAGCGAGGAGAAGGAGGGCAAGAAGAAGGGCATTCTGGAG ATCGAGGCGGCACAGTTCTCAGGCAGCAGTATAATGTGCGGCTTCCTGCAGTACTGTGAGAAGAATAAACCCTGGCAGAAAGTCTGGTGTGTCATTCCTGAGAAGGAGGCTTTAGTGCTCTATCTGTACGGAGCACCGCAG GACGTTAAGGCTCAGTGCACCATCCCGCTGCTGGGTTACTCCGTAGACGACGCCACCCGACCCACCGACCCTCCAGCCAGTTTCCGTCTGTCCCAGTCCAAGTCTGTCCACAGCTTCGCTGCCGAGAGCGAGGAAGTGAAACAGCGCTGGCTCCGAGTGATCCGAGTGTGTGTGACGGGCGAAGTGCCCGCAAGCCCGCCGCCAACGGAGACGCACGCCGCCGAGTGCAGCCGGGAGCCGAGCACAGAGAGTCTCTAA